Within Oceanidesulfovibrio indonesiensis, the genomic segment CCCGTTCCCATTCCGAACACGGCAGTTAAGCCCTCCATCGCCAATGATACTGCGGAGGAGTCCGTGGGAAAGTAGGTCGCTGCCAGGGCATCACTCTTCACAAAAACCCCCGGGTCGATTCAATCGACCCGGGGGTTTTGTACGTTCTGAACTCGGCATGGCTGCTCAGAGCAAACCCGCGGCAGACAGTCAGGCATGCCCTTTTCTTTCTGGCGGCAGAGGCTCCGGCTCATGCGGGGGCACGAGCTAATCGTCGAGGGAATGCAGGTGCAGGGGGCAGCATGGACCGTGGGATACGAGAACGTCAGTTCGTTCATTGCCAAGTTAAAAAGGTGTTCGGTGCAACCCCAGCCGAGATGGGTAGAATACAACGTGATTTGAAGGAAGAGTGACATCTGCGGAGAGCCATTCTTTCTGGTGCAAAAAAAAATCCCCCGGCCCGCGTGAGCAGCGGACCGGGGGGCTGGCAAGAGCGTGTCGCTCTCAGGGTTCCTTCTAGCGGAAGAGGACCTTGAAGGGGCGCGACACGTTGGCGAGCATAGTGCGTCGGCCGAGAGGACCGGGCACGTCGGCGCTCGCAACAGCGTAGTCATGGTAGAGGGCGGGATCAGTCTCGAAGAGGACGAAGCACCGATGGAAATCGGGGTCCCCGATGACCGCTGCTGGTCTGGTCTTCTTGATCTCTGCGAGACGCTTCTCCGCCAACTCCTTCATTTCATCGTAGTCGCCGAAGTTCATGGTGCCCGTCGGACAGGACTGCACGCAGGCGGGCTTGAGGCCGTTCTGCACGCGGTCCAGGCACATGTCGCACTTGGCAAGCCGGTTGGAGTCGGGATCCTTGCGCGGGATGTTGTACGGGCAGGCATAGATCGGCCCTTCGGGGTCGGAAAGCTCGGCAGTCTTCTCAGTGAAGAGGACACAGCCGGTTTCTTCGTCCAGAAGGATGGCGCCTTCCACATCCATGTCCGCAACTTCCTTACAAGGTGGAACCACGCAATGCCGGCACTGGTCGGCAAAGAAAAGCCAGTGCAGCTTGTTGTCCACTTCCTTTTCGGAGAAGCGAACGAGCTTGTACGTGTGGTAGTTCAGATCCTGCGGGTTCTGGTGAGTGCCCACCTGCTTGGTCTCGGTCGCAGGATTGTTGTGCCATTCCTTGCACGCAACCTGGCATCCGCGGCAGGCTGTGCACTTCGATGTGTCTATGAAGAAGGCTTTCGACATGGTTTACCCCCTAAGCCTTTTTGACGTTGACCATGAAGGCCTTGGTTTCCGGGATTCCGGTGTTGGGATCGCCGACAGAGGGCGTGAGGAGGTTTGCCGAATCGCCGCCTTCCTTGGGATGGACCCATCCATAGTGCCACGGAATGCCAACCTGGTGGATCGTCTGCCCCATGACCTGGTAGGGCTTGATCCGCTTGGTGACAATGGCGATGGCCCAGAGCTCGCCGCGCAGGCTTTCCACGATGCACTTGTCGCCGTTCGCAATGCCGCGCATCT encodes:
- a CDS encoding 4Fe-4S dicluster domain-containing protein, with the translated sequence MSKAFFIDTSKCTACRGCQVACKEWHNNPATETKQVGTHQNPQDLNYHTYKLVRFSEKEVDNKLHWLFFADQCRHCVVPPCKEVADMDVEGAILLDEETGCVLFTEKTAELSDPEGPIYACPYNIPRKDPDSNRLAKCDMCLDRVQNGLKPACVQSCPTGTMNFGDYDEMKELAEKRLAEIKKTRPAAVIGDPDFHRCFVLFETDPALYHDYAVASADVPGPLGRRTMLANVSRPFKVLFR